The Qipengyuania oceanensis genome includes the window TCTGAAGACCAGCGCGGTCGTCGACGGCGACCATTACGTGCTCAACGGCACCAAGCAGTTCATTTCCGGCAGCGGTTTCAACGACATCTACGTGGTCATGGTCCGCACGGGCGAGCACAAGTCGAAGGGCATCACCTGCCTCGTTGTCGAGAAGGACACGCCGGGCCTGTCGTTCGGCAAGCCGGAGAAGAAACTCGGCTGGAATGCCAGCCCGACCGCGCAGCTGATCTTCGAGGATGCGCGCGTGCCGGTGGCCAACCGGGTCGGTGCGGAGGGCGAAGGCTTCGGTTTCGCAATGGCCGGGCTCGACGGCGGACGGCTCAACATCGGTGCCTGTTCGCTCGGCGGGGCGCAGCGCTGCCTGGACGAAGCGGTGGCCTACACCAAGGATCGCCAGCAGTTCGGGCAGCCGATCGCCGATTTCCAGAACACGCAGTTCATGCTCGCCGACATGGCGACCGAGCTGGAGGCGGCGCGCGCGCTGCTTTACCTCGCGGCCTGCAAGGTGACCGACAACGCGCCGGACAAGTCGCGCTTTTCCGCCATGGCCAAGCGGCTGGCGACCGACAGCGGCAGCAATGTCGTCAACAACGCGCTGCAGTTGTTCGGCGGCTATGGCTACTTGCGCGAATACCCGATCGAGCGGTTCTGGCGCGACCTGCGCGTCCACTCGATCCTCGAAGGAACGAACCAGGTCATGCGCATGATCGTGGGAAGGGACTTGCTCAGGCAGTGAGCGGACTCGCCCTCGCCACCTTCCTCGTCCCCGATTACGACGTAGCCATCGCCTTCTTTCGCGACGCGCTGGATTTCGCGGTCGTGGAAGACAGCGATCTGGGCGACGGGAAGCGCTGGGTCGTGGTTGGCGGGGCCAGCGGCGGCAGGCTGCTCCTCGCGCGGGCAGCAAACGAGCAGCAGCGGGCGGTCATCGGCAAGCAGGCAGGCGGGCGCGTCGGATGGTTTCTCCATACGGAAGACTTTGCCGCCGATCACCGCCGCATGGTATCCTGGGGCGTGGAGTTCACCGAGGAACCGCGCCATGAAACCTACGGCACGGTGGCGGTCTTCAGGGATCCCTGGGGCAATCCGTGGGACCTGATCGAACAGAGGAAAGCAGCATGACCGACGAGGTCCAGATCCACACGCACGGGGCTGCGGGTCATATCTCGCTCAACCGGCCAAAGGCGCTGCACGCGCTGACGCTTCCCATGTGCCACGCCATGAGCGCAGCGCTGAGCAAATGGGCGGGCGACGACGACATCAAGGCGGTGATCCTCGATCATGCCGAAGGGCGCGGTTTCTGCGCGGGCGGCGACATCGCCTTCCTGCGCGATTCCGCGCTGAACGATGGCGGCGCCTCGGGGCGCAAGTTCTTCCACGACGAGTACCAGCTCAACCACCAGCTGTTCACCTACGAAAAGCCGACGGTGGCCTTCATGGACGGGATCACCATGGGTGGCGGCGTGGGCATCGCCATGCCCTGCCAATACCGTGTCGCGACAGAGAACACGCGGTTCGCCATGCCGGAAACCGGCATCGGCCTGTTCCCGGACGTAGGCGGCGGCTGGTACCTGTCGCGCCTCGGCGGACGGACGGGCCAGTTCCTTGCGCTGACCGGTGCGCGGCTCGACGGGGCGGAGTGCCACTTCCTCGGCCTTGCCACGCATTACCTGCCCGCCGACAAGCTGACCGAAGCAAAGGCGCGGATCATCGACAATCCCGATCGCATTGCGGGCATATTGTCGGAGCTGTCGATCACCCCGCCCGAGCCGCGGATCGAGGCCAATTGCGACCGCATCAACCGGCATTTCGCTTCCGACCGGTACGAGGATATCCTCGCGAGCCTGGAAGCCGAGGACAACGAATGGGCGGCGAAGGAACTCGCGACGCTCGGCACCAAGAGTCCGCAGACCTGCAAGGTCGCGCTGCGCCAGCTGGCCACGAGCGCCACGCTCGACGATTTCGCGGACAACATGGCCATGGAGTACCGCATCGCCAGCCGGGTGCTGACCCGGCCCGATTTCGCCGAGGGCGTGCGCGCCGTCATCACCGACAAGACCAACGACCCCCAATGGGACCCGGCAACGCCCGAGGGCGTGAGCGACGAGCTGATCGACGGCATCTTCGCCCCGCTTCCCGACGATGAGGAATGGAAACCGCTATGAGCACGCAATCCAACAGTTACGAAACCATCACCGTCGAAACCCGTGACGCGGTCACGCTGATCACGCTCAACCGTCCGCAGGCGCTCAATGCCTTGAACAGCAAGGTGCTCGAGGAACTGATCGATGCCTTCGCCGCCTACCAGGCCGACGAAAGCCAGCTGTGCGCGGTGCTGACCGGATCGGGCGACAAGGCCTTTGCCGCCGGCGCCGACATCAAGGAGATGAGCGAGAAGGCGGCGGCCGACTTCTACCTCGACGACTTCTTCTCGCCCTGGACGTCGGAGATCGTCAAGAAGACCCGCAAGCCGTGGATCGCCGCGGTCAACGGCTTCGCGCTGGGAGGCGGCTGCGAGCTCGCCATGATGGCCGATTTCATCATCGCCTCGGAAAACGCCAAGTTCGGCCAGCCCGAAATCAACTTGGGCGTCGCGCCGGGCATGGGCGGCAGCCAGCGCCTGACCCGTGCGATCGGCAAGTCGAAGTCGATGGAAATGTGCCTCACCGGCAGGATGATGGGTGCAGAAGAAGCCGAGCGCAGCAATCTGGTCGCGCGCGTCGTGCCGCACGACAGCCTCATCGACGAAGCGCTGAAGACTGCCGCGACCATCGCCAGCAAGCCGCCGATGGCCGTCATCGCGAACAAGGAAATGGTCAATTCGGCTTTCGAAATGACGCTCGACCAGGGTCTGATCGTCGAACGCCGCATCTTCCAGATCCTCACCGCGAGCGAGGACAAGAAGGAAGGTATGGAAGCCTTCATCGAGAAGCGCGAAGGGAAATGGAAAGGACGCTAGGATGAAAACGTATTCACTGCTCCTCGGCCTGCTCTGGCTGGTACTCGTCGGCTACACGGCGATGGTGATCGGCGAATACGGGTTCAATGTCTTCCCATACTTCTTTGGCGACATGGCCGCCCTCGGCTGGCCGGGCCAGTTCAACCTCGATTTCATGCTGATGCTGGTCTTGTCCGCCAGCTGGACCGCATGGCGCAACCGCTTCACCGGCACCGGCTGGCTGCTCGCCATCGTCGCATTCTTCGGCGGGGCGGGCTTCCTCCTCCCCTATCTCATCTACCTCACGCGCAAGCATGACGGCGATCTTGCCGCGATTCTGCTCGGCGCGGATTACAGCAGGGATCCCAATCCATGAAAATCGCATTCATCGGCCTCGGCAACATGGGCGGCGGCATGGCCGCCAATCTCGCAAAGGCGGGCCACGAGGTCCGCGCCTTCGACTTGTCGCAGGAGGCGCTCAAGACCGCCGAAGCCAACGGCTGCACCACCTTTTCATCGGCGCGCGACGCCGCCGAAGATTGCGAGGCGGTCGTCTCGATGCTTCCCAACGGCGCGATCGTGCGCGATCTCTATACCTCCGACATCATCGGGCAGGCGCCGAACGATGCAATTCTGCTCGACTGCTCGACCATCGACGTCGCTACGGCGAAGGATGTCGCCAACCGGGCGGCGGACGAAGGCTATGCGATGGTCGATGCGCCGGTTTCGGGCGGGATCGCCGCGGCCAACGGCGGCACGCTCACCTTCATGGTGGGGGGTACGGAGGAGGCGTTCAAACGCGCCGAGCCGATCCTGCAGGCGATGGGCAAGGCCGTGATCCACGCCGGCGATTCAGGCGCCGGCCAGACTGCCAAGATCTGCAACAACATGCTGCTCGCCATCTCCATGATCGGCACGGCGGAAGCGATGAAGATGGCCGAGAAACTCGGCCTCGACCCGCAGAAGTTCTACGAGATTTCCTCGCAGAGCTCGGGCTACTGCTGGTCACTCAACGCCTATACGCCGATGCCGGGCGTGGGCGTCGAGAGCCCTGCGGACAACGGCTACCAGGGCGGCTTCGCGACTGCGCTGATGCTCAAGGACTTGCGGCTCGCCTCCGAAGCCGCGGAAACCGCGGGCGCGAGCATCGCGCTGGGTGAGCACGCCCGCGAGATCTACGAGGAACTCGCGAAGGAACACGGGCACAAGGATTTTTCGTCGATCATCACGACGCTCTGATCGCGTCGAGCACGCGCGCGAGCCATTCGCGCGGCGCGTGCCTGCGGCCGACATCGGCGACGAATTCCTGCCCGCGCGCAACGCTCCTCACACGACCACCGCGCAACCAGCGGTCGGCCCGGTCGTGATAGCTCAGCCCGCCGCGCTTCAACCAGTCGGGCCGATGCCACAGGCTCGGCGGGCCGCCATCCACCGTCAGGCGCAGCGCGACAGAGGCCGTGCGCGCCTGCTCGCCCGGCCCCCGATAGATGACGTCGTTCGAATGATGCATCGCCAATGCGTGCGGGTGGTTCAGCGCCACGATGTCGGCGGGAGCACCGCCGGCCAGCGCGACCGTCTCTGCGATCTCGAGAAAGCCGAAAATGCGGTGATGCGGTTCGCCGGTCGCTTCGTCGGCATAGAGGCCGAAGAACAGGAACACGTCGCCCTCGCCGACACCTTGGTTGGCGAGGTGCGTCTGCGCCGCGCCGCACTGGCCGAACAGGCATGTCCCATCGTCCAGGAACATGGGATCGTGGTGACACAGGTCGTCCGCGCCGAGCCGGCCGCGGCTCGCCCGGGCGGCATGATGGCCAAGCCCCAGCGCGCCGTAGCTCGTCCGCGAAGCGGCACCTGCGGGGATGGGCAGGCTGACCGGACGTCCCCCCACGATCGGCGATGGTCCGCCGCCAGCGGCGCTGTCGAAGCCCTTCCTGCTGAAGATAATCCGCATGAGGCATCGCTGCCGGATCACGGGCCTGCTCGCAAGCCTTGCGAAAAGTGGCGATAGGTCTAGGGCTTGGCCCCGTGAATATGCCTGCCGGGATCGGGGCCGAGGTCGCCATATGAACCGCCTGTTCCGCAACATCGGCTGGTTGCTGGGCGGGCGCGGCGTCAATGCTGCGCTCAGCCTCGTCTATCTCGCGCTCGCAACCAGGACCCTCGGGCTCGAAGGCTTCGGCCATTTCGCCCTGATCGTCGCGCTGGGACAGACGGTTACCGGCCTGGCCAATTTCCAGACCTGGCAATTCGTGGTGCGCTGGGGTGCGGGGCCCGACGGTCCGGGCGAGGCGACGGGGTTTGCCATCGCGCTCGATCTCCTGTCCGTTGCCCTCGGTTCGATCCTTGCCGCAGGTCTCGTGTGGTCGGCGCAATTCTGGCTGCCCTTGCCCAAGGACCTGCTGTGGATGGCGTTCTTCTATTGTCTGGTCATGCTGATCTCGATCAGGACGACGCCAACCGGGCTTTTGCGGCTGCGCTTCCAGTACGGGCGCGCGACCTTTGCCGAGGCGGTACTGCCGATCGTGCGCGCGATCGGAGCCGTCCTGGCCGCCCTCTACATGCCCACCGTCCTCGGCTTCATCATCACCTGGGCGGTGGCGGAAATGGCGGTCGCGGCCGCCATGTGGGCGGTCGCCGCCCAGCACGAGCGGATCGACTTGTCGCAGATCAGCTTCCGCCGGATCCCGCGCGATCATCCGGGCGCCTGGCGGTTCGTGTGGGCGACCAACATGACAGGCAGCCTGTCGGTCGGCAGCAAGCAGGTGATGATCCTGCTGGTCGGCGCGATCGGGGGCGAGGCCCTGGCGGGCGCGTTCCGCGTCGCGAGCCAGCTGGGGCAGGCGTTGGTCAGCCTCGCGCAGACGATCTCCAAGGCGATCTATCCCGAGCTGGTCCATGCACAGGAAGGCGCACAGGCGATCGCCAGGCGGATGGCGAACATCGCGCTGATCGGCGGCGCACTCGCGGTACTTGCCGCCATCTTCTTCGGCAGGCCCGCCATCGCTCTGGTCGCCGGGCCGGAATTCCGCAGCGCCTATTGGCCGATGATCATCCTCGCGATCGCCGGCGCGATCGAACTGGTCGGAGCAAGCCTGGAATCACTGTTGGTATCCGCCGGACGGGCGGGCACCGCCTTCATCGTGCGCGCCATCCCGACCGCGCTCGCCTTTGCCCTCCTCGGCACCGCGATGGGCTGGATGGGCCTGAAGGGCGCGGCATTCACCGTCATGGGGTCGAGCGCGCTGGCCGTGATGGGCTTCTGGGCCGCGATCCTCTCGATGCAGCAGATCCGCATCGTCGTGGAGCCGCCGGAGGGCGAACCGCCGCCGATCCTCGACGAGGACCGGGCGGCCTAGCTCCCGCCGATCTCGCTCGCGACCGGAATGCCAGCCGGCGTTTCCGGTTCTTCCCAGGTCAGCACGGGCTTTCTTGCAGCGAGCGTTTCGTCGAGCCTGCGGCGCGGCGCGTAATGCGGCGCGGACTTCAGGCTCTCGTCGCCCGCCTTCGCCCGCTCCGCCACGGCGCGCAGGCTCGCGATCAATCGGTCGAGACCCTGCTTGCTTTCCGTCTCGGTCGGTTCGACCAGCATTGCGCCATGCACCACCAGCGGAAAATAGACCGTCATCGGGTGATACCCCTCGTCGATCAGCCCCTTGGCGATGTCGAGCGTCGAGAAGCCCTCGGCAAGCCCGCGGTCGCTGAACAGCGCCTCGTGCATGCAGGGACCGCTGGCGCCGTAAGGCGCATCGAGCACGTCCTCAAGACTGCGCAGAATGTAATTTGCGTTGAGCACGCTGTCCTCGGCGACCTGGCGCAGTCCGTCGGCCCCGTGGCTGAGCATGTAGGTCAGCGCCCGGGTAAACATGCCCATCTGCCCGTGGAAGGCGGTCATGCGCCCGAAACTGTCGGGCAGCAGGTCCTTGGCCGCACGTTCCTCGACCAGACGCATCCGGCCCCTCTCGTCGCGGCGGACGAAGGGAGTGGGCGCAAAAGGTGCAAGCGCTTCGGACAGCACCACCGGCCCCGAGCCCGGTCCACCACCACCGTGCGGGGTGGAGAAAGTCTTGTGCAGGTTGATGTGCATCGCGTCGACGCCGAGGTCCCCGGGGCGCACCTTGCCGACGATCGCGTTGAAGTTCGCGCCGTCGCAATAGACGAGGCCACCGGCGGCATGGACCGCCTCGCTGATCGCTTTCATGTCGCGCTCGAACAGGCCGCAGGTGTTGGGATTGGTGATCATCACGCCGGCGACATCCGGACCAAGCCTTGCCTTGAGCGCTTCGAGATCGACGCGACCTTCCTTCGTCGCGGGAATATCCTCCACCCGGTATCCGGCGAAAGCGGCGGTGGCGGGATTGGTCCCGTGCGCGCTTTCGGGGCACAGGATCACCTCGCGTGCATCCCCGCGCGCTTCGAGCGCCGCGCGGATCGCGAGGATACCGCACAGCTCGCCATGCGCACCTGCCTTGGGCGTCATCGCGACCGCGCTCATGCCGGTCAGCTTGCACAGCCATTCCGACAATTGCTCGATGACCTCGAAGGCACCCTGCACCGTGTCCATCGGCTGGAGCGGGTGGATGTCGGCGAAACCGGGCATCCGCGCGACCTTTTCGTTGAGGCGCGGATTGTGCTTCATCGTGCAGCTGCCGAGGGGGAACGGTCCCAGGTCGATCGCATAATTCTGGCGGCTGAGCCGCGTGTAGTGGCGCACCGTTTCCGGCTCGGTCAGGCCGGGCAGGGTCAGCGGTTCCTTGCGCAGGTGCTTGCCCAGTTCGGGCGCGACCTCGCCCGGCTCCTGCCCGAAATCGACACCGCAATTGGCGCGGGTTCCGAGCTCGAAGATCAGCGGTTCTTCCAGCTGCAAGGCACGGTTGCCGCTCGCGGTCGCCGGGCCGGAGCCGCTAGTGCCAGCCTCGCCCATCTCGGGCTTCCAGCCGCTCTGGTTGGGGGCATTCATCGCAGTTCCTCCGCAAGAGCGTCGGCAAGGGCATCGATGTCCTCGGCCGTGCAGGTTTCGGTCACCGCGACCACCAGGCCGTCCGACAGGGCCTGGACATCCGGATAGAGCCGCCCGAGCGACACGCCCGCGAGAATGTCCCGCTTCGCCAGCGCCAGCGCGATGTCGCGCGCATCCTTGCCCGCCAGCCGCAGGGTGAACTCGTTGAAGAAGCCGCCGGTATTTACCAGCTCGACACCTTCGAGCGCAGCCAGCTTGGCCGCCGCGTCGCGCGCCAGCGAGTGGTTTATCCGCGCGAGTTTGCCCAATCCCTCGCCGCCGAGCAGGCTCATGTGGATCGAGAAGGCCAGCGCACACAGCCCGCTGTTGGTGCAGATGTTGCTCGTCGCTTTCTCGCGCCGGATGTGCTGCTCACGGGTGGACAGCGTCAGAACGAAACCGCGCTTGCCTTCGGCATCGACCGTCTCGCCGCACAGCCGCCCGGGCATCTGGCGCACCAGCTTGGTATCGCGGACTGCGAACAGCCCAAGATAGGGACCGCCGAAGTTGAGGCCGACGCCGATCGACTGGCCTTCTCCGACGACGATGTCCGCGCCGAGTGCTCCCGGGCTCTCTATCAGGCCGAGCGCGACCGGCTCGGTATTGACCGCGATCAGCAGCGCGCCCTTCTCGTGGGCAGCGTCCGCCACCCGGGCAAGATCGGGAATGCGTCCGAGGATGTCGGGATATTGCACCACGACGCAGGCGGTCGCCTCGTCGATCTGCGCGATCAGCGCGTCCTCGCCGCAGTCGCCCGAAAGGTCCGGCGCACCGCTGACGATTTCATCGCCGGTGAAGCGCGCCATGGTCTTCGCAGTCGAGACGTAATGCGGGTGCAGGCCCGGCGACAGCACTGCGCGCGTCCGGCGTTTGACGCGGGTCGCCATGGCGATCGCTTCCCAGCAGGCGGTCGAGCCATCGTACATCGACGCATTCGCGACCGCGCAACCGTAGAGGCGCGCGACCTGGGTCTGGAATTCGAACAGCATCTGCAGCGTGCCCTGCGCGATTTCCGGCTGGTAGGGCGTGTAGGCGGTCAGGAATTCGCCGCGCTGGATCAGGTGATCGACCGAGGCGGGAATGTGGTGGCGGTAAGCGCCCGCCCCCAGGAAAAACGGCACGTCGCCTGCCGCCGTGTTCTTCTGCGCGAGCCGCGCCATGTGGCGTTCGACCGCCATTTCGCTGGCATGCATCGGCAGGCCTTCGACCGGGCCGTCGAGCAGATGCTCGGCCGGAACATCGGTGAACAGCGCGTCGATATCGCTCGCGCCGACTGCGGCGAGCATCGCCGAACGATCGGCATCGGTCAGGGGCAGGTAGCGCATCGCGCGATTTTCCTTCGTATCAAAGCTCGTCGCAGAAGCTCTTGTAGGCCTTTGCATCCATCAGCCCGTCGAGTTCCGACTTGTCGGAGACGGCCAGTTTGAAGAACCAGCCTTCTTCCTCGGGCGAGGTGTTGACCAGTTCCGGATCGTCCTCGAGCGCGGCATTGGCTTCGATCACTTCGCCCGAGATCGGCGAATAGACGTCGCTTGCCGCCTTGACGCTTTCGACAACGGCAGCGTCGCCGCCCTTGTCGAGCATCGCGCCGACGTCGGGTAATTCGACGAAGACGATGTCGCCCAGCTGTTCCTGCGCATAATCGGTGATGCCGACGGTGGCATTGTCGCCATCGACCTCGATCCATTCATGCTCATCGGTGAAATAACGTGGCATCGGCTCATTTCCCTCTGTGATAGCGATGGGGGACGAAGGGCAGCGCGGCGACCTTCGCGGGCAATCTCTTGTTACGAACCACGACCTCGAGTTCGGTTCCCTCGGCACAGTGCGCGGCATCGACGTAGCCCATGGCCACGGGCACGCCGAGCGTGGGCGAAAAGCCGCCGCTCGTGACCGTGCCGACCCGGACCTCTCCGGCGAAGATTTCCGCGCCTTCGCGGGCGGGCAGCCTGCCTTCGAACAGCAGCCCGACCCGGCGCGTCTCGGTGCCTCTGTCGAGAAGCGCCAGCACGCGCTCGGCGCCCATGAAGCCGCCAGCCTCGCGGCGCTTCTTGCTGATCGCGAAACTCAGATCCGCTTCGACCGGGCCCGTTTCGGTCGTGATGTCGTGGCCGTAAAGCGGCAGGCCCGCTTCCAGCCGCAGGCTATCGCGAGCGCCGAGCCCGGCGGGGCGCACCTCGATCTCCGCGCACAGCCGCCCGGCGAGCAGTTCGACCTGTTCGGCAGCTACCGAGATCTCGAAGCCGTCTTCGCCGGTGTAGCCGCAGCGCGAGATACGCAGCGGCAGCTCGCCGAAGTCATAGGTCATCGACTGCATGAAATTGATCTGGTCGGGTACGCCGCGCATCGCCCGGCCCAGCGCGGTCGCGGCGTTCGGCCCCTGCAACGCGAGCAGCGCCTGATCATCCATATGTGTAAGCGTCACCTCGTCCGGGAGATGTTCGCGCAGGTGGGCGATATCATCCCACTTGGTCGCGCCGTTGACGACCAGGTAATACGCCGGCTCGCCCCAGCGGCCTTCCTCAATCACCTTGCCATTCTCGTCCTCGACCGGGTCGATCCATTGGGTCGCATTGGTGACCATCAGGTCGTCTAGGATGTTGCCGTCCTCGTCGAGCAGCAGCGAATAGCGTACCCGGCCCGGCTTCAGCGCCGAGATGTCGCCGGGCAGCAGCGCTTCGAGCGCCTCGGCCGCGCCCTCGCCCGTCACCATCAGCTGGCCCATGTGGCTGACGTCGAACAAGCCCGCCTGTTCGCGCGTCCACTGGTGCTCGGCGACGATCCCGCCACCCGCTTCCTTGGCATACTGGATCGGCATCTCGTAGCCGGCGAAGGGCACCATGCGCGCGCCCATGCGCCGATGCCACGCATCGAGCGGCAGCTGCTGCACTTCGGCAATCTCGGTATCGGTTTCGGTATCGCTCAATCTGTTTCCCCGGACAGGACGCGCACCGCGAATGCGATGGCCTGCCCCCTCTGTCGGGAAACCTGAGAGCTTAGCCTGACGCGCCGTGGCGCGCCGGGCTTTCCCCTTCGGTGGCTGCCGGCCTAAAAAGCCGGGAAGCGCTTTCCAGAGTGTCGATGACCCGCACGGTCCTTCTGCCTGAGAGATTCCGGGGCGGTTGCTCCTTCGGCGGCACGGGGACCGGCCCCGCACGCTCTCCCGTGCGCGCCTGCTGCAGAATCGCTCCCGCAGCCGACGGCAATCCCCTGCGCGAATAGTCTGCGCCGGTCAATCGCGCGGACGCCTCACCGCGCGTTAAGCCACAGGAGATAGAGCGCAGAGAGGACGATCCAGCTGCCATCGAGCGTCTTCAGCCGCCGCGCACCCAGCCACAGCGCGATCGGGCGGGCAAGAAAGCCGCCCAGTGCCGCGCCCGGCGCAGCGAGCAGCACGACTTCCCACTGCACCGTCCCGGCCTCGATATGCCAGACTGCCCCGGCGAGCACGCTGACGCTGGAAATGAGGCAGGCGGCACCGGTACACAGCAGCACCGGGTAATGCCGGATGAAGAGATACAACGCGACGAGTTCGCCAACGCCGACCGAGAACAGCGCGGTCAGGATACCGCCGGGGATCGCCAGTGCAGCCAGCACCGCCAGGTCGACGGCCTCCAGCCGGGATTTCTCCGGGCGCTTGGCATTGACCGTCCAGGTCGCGGTAATGAGCGCCAGCCCGAGGGCGATGGAAAAGGCCTTGTAGCCCATCAGCACCGCCTGCTGGTCGAACTGGGCAGCGCGCTGCGTCACCAGCATAGCAGGCAGGGACAGCGCGAGGACGAGAGCACTCGCGGTGAAGAAATCGCGCGGCCGCACGAGTGCGTGGAGCGGCGCGGGAGCGGACTGGTGATACAGGCGATCGGTCCAGCGGAGCGCCCCCATGGTCATGCCGAAACTCTGGATGCACATCGACACGCCGACCACTTGCAGTGGCGACAGGTCCATCGCGCCCCATTCGCGCAAGGCGTTGAACACCGGCACGAAGACCACCCCGCCCCCGGTGCCCGAGGTGTTGGCGATGATCGCGCCGACGACGCCGATGGCCGGGAGGAACCACAGCCGCGCCAGCAGGGCGCCGTCCAGCGGGATCAGCGCCGCCATCACGGCATAGGCGAGCGCGATCACGCACCCGCCGACCATGACCAGCCGGCCCGGCGCCAGCGCGCTCAGTCGAGGTTCGGGCGCAGCCAACGCTCGGCCGTGGCGATGTCGACGCCGCGCCGCGCCGCGTA containing:
- a CDS encoding sulfite exporter TauE/SafE family protein; the encoded protein is MAAPEPRLSALAPGRLVMVGGCVIALAYAVMAALIPLDGALLARLWFLPAIGVVGAIIANTSGTGGGVVFVPVFNALREWGAMDLSPLQVVGVSMCIQSFGMTMGALRWTDRLYHQSAPAPLHALVRPRDFFTASALVLALSLPAMLVTQRAAQFDQQAVLMGYKAFSIALGLALITATWTVNAKRPEKSRLEAVDLAVLAALAIPGGILTALFSVGVGELVALYLFIRHYPVLLCTGAACLISSVSVLAGAVWHIEAGTVQWEVVLLAAPGAALGGFLARPIALWLGARRLKTLDGSWIVLSALYLLWLNAR
- the gcvT gene encoding glycine cleavage system aminomethyltransferase GcvT, with amino-acid sequence MSDTETDTEIAEVQQLPLDAWHRRMGARMVPFAGYEMPIQYAKEAGGGIVAEHQWTREQAGLFDVSHMGQLMVTGEGAAEALEALLPGDISALKPGRVRYSLLLDEDGNILDDLMVTNATQWIDPVEDENGKVIEEGRWGEPAYYLVVNGATKWDDIAHLREHLPDEVTLTHMDDQALLALQGPNAATALGRAMRGVPDQINFMQSMTYDFGELPLRISRCGYTGEDGFEISVAAEQVELLAGRLCAEIEVRPAGLGARDSLRLEAGLPLYGHDITTETGPVEADLSFAISKKRREAGGFMGAERVLALLDRGTETRRVGLLFEGRLPAREGAEIFAGEVRVGTVTSGGFSPTLGVPVAMGYVDAAHCAEGTELEVVVRNKRLPAKVAALPFVPHRYHRGK